Proteins encoded together in one Synechococcus sp. BL107 window:
- a CDS encoding alpha-amylase family protein translates to MTTGRPWWSGTVVYQLIVRSYSDGNGDGIGDFKGLAARLPYLRWLGVKTLWLTPIYPSPLRDGGYDITDFKGIHPDLGDLASFHRFLTAAHSQGMRVILDLVLNHTSDLHPWFQRARWAPKGSPERGVYVWSDDPKQYSDAPVLFRHFESSNWEWDSVAEQYYLHRFLRHQPDLNYANPWVQEAMLEVVDFWLERGVDGFRLDAVPFLFEAEGTRCEGLPETHAFLKRLRKRVDAHGRDVLLLGEAIQPVEEAAPYLADDELQGAFNFVLTAHLFAAIASGTAQKLGECLLEAEQAIEGPRWALPLRNHDELWLGDGHLIDDEVIQAVRFGLPQGQGHWLNWGINRRLAPLLNGDPRSNRLLHGLLYSLPGMPCLYYGDELGMGDWPGLRDRDPNRTPMAWTPARNGGFSMAPDPLLVLPPITAAGYDYRVVNVEVQKQLPGSLLNWHRRMLTSRRLLPALQHGDFTLLPSSHPGVLVYLRSTDEMSVLVAANVTAAGASLSLDLSAWKGQRTREVMWGCEFPIANEEWFVNLPPYGFNWWLIGEVEVAPDTRPD, encoded by the coding sequence ATGACCACAGGGCGGCCATGGTGGTCAGGAACGGTCGTTTATCAACTGATCGTTCGTAGCTACTCCGACGGGAACGGTGATGGCATCGGTGATTTCAAAGGTTTGGCAGCCCGTTTGCCTTACCTGCGTTGGCTTGGGGTGAAAACCCTATGGCTGACGCCTATCTATCCATCCCCACTGCGGGATGGTGGATATGACATCACTGATTTCAAAGGGATTCATCCAGATCTTGGCGATCTGGCGTCGTTTCATCGCTTCCTGACAGCAGCCCATAGCCAGGGCATGCGGGTGATTCTCGACTTGGTCTTGAACCACACCAGTGACTTACACCCCTGGTTCCAGCGGGCCCGATGGGCTCCAAAAGGCAGTCCTGAGCGTGGGGTCTACGTCTGGAGTGATGACCCCAAGCAGTACAGCGATGCGCCGGTGCTGTTTCGGCACTTTGAATCATCGAACTGGGAATGGGATTCCGTTGCGGAGCAGTACTACCTGCATCGCTTTCTCCGTCATCAGCCAGATCTCAACTACGCCAATCCCTGGGTTCAGGAGGCAATGTTGGAAGTCGTCGATTTCTGGCTTGAGAGGGGGGTGGATGGCTTTCGCCTCGATGCCGTTCCGTTTTTATTTGAGGCAGAAGGAACCCGTTGCGAAGGGCTGCCGGAAACCCATGCGTTCCTCAAGCGCTTGCGGAAGCGCGTGGATGCCCATGGCCGCGATGTGTTGCTGCTCGGTGAGGCGATTCAACCTGTGGAGGAGGCGGCGCCTTATCTCGCGGACGATGAGCTTCAGGGGGCCTTCAATTTTGTGCTCACAGCCCATTTGTTTGCGGCCATCGCCAGCGGTACGGCTCAAAAGTTGGGCGAGTGTTTGCTTGAAGCAGAGCAGGCCATAGAGGGTCCCCGGTGGGCGCTGCCGTTACGCAACCATGATGAGCTTTGGCTTGGCGATGGACACCTCATTGACGATGAGGTGATTCAAGCGGTGCGGTTTGGTTTGCCCCAGGGGCAGGGCCATTGGCTGAACTGGGGAATTAACCGTCGTCTGGCTCCGTTGCTCAACGGTGATCCCCGTTCCAACCGCCTCTTGCACGGTTTGTTGTACAGCCTGCCCGGGATGCCTTGCTTGTATTACGGCGATGAGCTGGGGATGGGCGATTGGCCTGGATTGAGGGACCGTGATCCCAACCGAACTCCGATGGCTTGGACCCCAGCCCGCAATGGTGGTTTTTCCATGGCTCCCGATCCATTGCTGGTGCTGCCTCCCATTACGGCTGCTGGCTATGACTACCGAGTCGTGAATGTGGAGGTGCAAAAGCAGTTGCCGGGTTCATTGTTGAATTGGCATCGGCGGATGCTCACCTCCCGTCGGTTGCTGCCAGCACTGCAACACGGGGATTTCACCTTGCTCCCCAGCAGTCATCCAGGCGTTTTGGTGTATTTGCGATCCACCGACGAGATGTCTGTTTTGGTGGCAGCCAATGTGACCGCTGCTGGGGCCTCATTGAGCTTGGATCTATCGGCGTGGAAAGGACAACGCACGCGCGAAGTGATGTGGGGGTGTGAATTCCCAATTGCTAACGAGGAGTGGTTTGTGAATTTGCCGCCCTACGGATTCAACTGGTGGCTCATTGGTGAGGTGGAGGTGGCGCCCGATACGAGACCGGACTGA
- a CDS encoding glycerol-3-phosphate dehydrogenase/oxidase, translated as MNDHNVDLVVIGAGASGASVAYEAVRRGLSVALLEAGDIGGGTSSRSTKLLHGGVRYLELAFKTLDLAQLNLVREALLERGHWLEQAPFLARRLELALPTKTLCGQAYYRIGLGLYDALAGRQGIGSSRLLSSHQLDEALPQLKRCQGAVAYKDGQFDDARLNLLLALTAQRAGAQLRTRCKVVGLERNGAGRLVAAISETGDGTQERWTTRVVVNATGLGADAVRRLADPASPARMLTSRGSHIVLKQNLCPQGLGLLVPSTADGRVLFMLPFFGRTLVGTTDEACDPNLASSCTADEESYLLNYVREWFPGCAEPQVTSRWAGGRPLLKPPGEGLNSSRVVREHEVETLPCGLVSVMGGKWTTCRPMALDTLAAVEQQLGQPLPSPKAVVLLGSGATPTATRDELETQTNQLETLLPNTPQRAAQIEHLQGSHGLQAVPMIEAADPEKRAPLSDVIPLCEAEISHAIQSEHARSSTDVLARRCRLAMVDFAEAQRLEPLVETYLAQSGLVSGATSTSPMSHQLNP; from the coding sequence ATGAATGATCACAACGTTGATTTGGTTGTGATCGGCGCGGGGGCCAGTGGCGCCAGCGTGGCCTACGAGGCAGTTCGTCGCGGCCTTTCCGTTGCGCTCTTAGAGGCAGGGGATATCGGCGGTGGCACGAGTAGCCGGAGCACGAAATTGCTGCACGGCGGCGTGCGCTATCTGGAACTCGCTTTTAAAACCCTCGACCTAGCGCAGCTAAATCTTGTACGGGAGGCATTGCTGGAGCGGGGCCATTGGTTGGAACAAGCTCCGTTTTTGGCCCGGCGCCTCGAACTAGCACTCCCCACAAAAACGCTGTGTGGCCAGGCTTACTACCGCATCGGACTCGGCCTGTACGACGCCCTCGCAGGGCGTCAAGGCATTGGCTCGAGTCGATTGCTGTCGAGCCACCAATTGGACGAAGCCCTGCCGCAGTTGAAACGCTGCCAAGGCGCTGTGGCCTACAAAGATGGGCAATTTGATGACGCGCGACTCAACCTGCTTCTGGCATTAACCGCCCAACGGGCCGGGGCACAGCTACGCACCCGCTGCAAAGTGGTTGGACTCGAACGCAATGGCGCCGGCCGGCTGGTGGCCGCTATCAGTGAAACCGGAGACGGGACGCAAGAACGCTGGACAACCCGCGTGGTTGTGAACGCAACAGGACTCGGTGCCGATGCCGTTCGTCGATTAGCAGACCCGGCATCCCCGGCACGGATGCTCACAAGCCGTGGAAGCCACATCGTGCTGAAGCAAAACCTCTGTCCGCAGGGCCTGGGACTTCTCGTTCCCTCCACAGCCGATGGCCGAGTTCTGTTCATGTTGCCGTTCTTTGGACGCACATTGGTGGGAACCACCGATGAAGCCTGCGATCCAAACCTGGCCTCGTCCTGTACGGCTGACGAAGAAAGCTACCTGCTGAATTATGTGCGTGAGTGGTTCCCAGGCTGTGCTGAACCGCAGGTCACCAGCCGTTGGGCCGGAGGTAGACCGCTGCTCAAACCACCTGGAGAGGGTCTAAACAGCAGCAGAGTGGTCCGCGAGCACGAGGTGGAGACCCTTCCCTGTGGATTGGTGAGTGTGATGGGCGGCAAGTGGACCACCTGTCGACCGATGGCTCTTGACACCCTGGCAGCAGTCGAGCAACAGCTAGGGCAACCACTTCCATCCCCCAAAGCCGTGGTGCTACTGGGAAGTGGAGCCACGCCAACAGCCACACGAGACGAACTCGAAACACAAACAAACCAGCTCGAAACTCTCTTGCCCAACACTCCTCAACGCGCTGCGCAGATCGAGCATCTTCAGGGCAGCCATGGTCTTCAGGCCGTGCCGATGATCGAAGCCGCTGATCCTGAGAAGCGAGCCCCCCTGAGCGACGTGATTCCCCTCTGTGAGGCAGAGATCTCCCATGCCATCCAATCGGAGCATGCCCGCAGCAGCACCGACGTACTGGCCCGCCGTTGCCGCCTAGCGATGGTGGATTTTGCTGAGGCGCAACGGCTGGAGCCTCTCGTTGAGACCTACCTCGCTCAGTCCGGTCTCGTATCGGGCGCCACCTCCACCTCACCAATGAGCCACCAGTTGAATCCGTAG
- the glpK gene encoding glycerol kinase GlpK: MAHQPLLLALDQGTSSSRAVVFNPAGDLVASASAPLPIQYPADGWVEQDPLEIWASQRQALIDLQQKLSDDQRQAVVSCGITNQRETTVLWRRSTGVPCGPALVWQDGRTASICADWKRQGLEQDWRRRTGLLLDPYFSASKIRWMLEHYGEAAAAAATDDLCFGTVESWLLWQLTEGQHHGSDLSNASRTLLLDLEQRQWVDDFRIHTGLPASALPELLPCRGDIAQIAAGLPFEGLPIQAMLGDQQAATLGQLCLQPGESKCTYGTGAFLVINTGNEIRRSEAGLLSTLGWTDADGVPTYCLEGSLFNAGTVIQWLRDGLQIIESAEQVNDLANQVADSGGVMLVPAFTGWGTPHWNPEARAILVGLTRDSNRCHIARAALEGIALSVSTLVDLAEQALGHGLGELAVDGGAAASDPLLQAQADSTGLTVRRPASLESTARGVALFAGLQAGVVNDLNNLALHRRDGAQLFQPQCDAVQRKAWRIRWDDAVTRSLNWHE, translated from the coding sequence ATGGCGCATCAGCCTCTTCTGTTGGCCCTGGACCAGGGCACGAGCAGCTCCCGAGCTGTGGTCTTCAATCCGGCGGGCGATCTGGTCGCCAGCGCTAGTGCCCCCCTACCGATCCAGTACCCAGCCGATGGCTGGGTCGAGCAGGATCCACTAGAGATCTGGGCGAGCCAACGGCAAGCCCTCATCGACCTTCAGCAAAAGCTGAGTGACGATCAGCGCCAAGCGGTGGTGAGCTGTGGGATCACCAACCAACGGGAAACAACCGTGCTTTGGCGACGCAGCACCGGTGTTCCTTGCGGTCCAGCGCTGGTCTGGCAAGACGGTCGGACCGCATCCATCTGCGCAGACTGGAAGCGCCAGGGATTGGAACAGGACTGGCGGAGACGCACAGGGCTCTTGCTCGACCCCTATTTCAGTGCCAGCAAAATCCGTTGGATGTTGGAGCACTACGGAGAAGCAGCTGCCGCCGCCGCCACCGATGACCTCTGCTTCGGCACCGTGGAATCGTGGCTCCTTTGGCAACTCACCGAGGGCCAGCATCACGGAAGTGATCTGAGCAACGCCAGCCGCACCCTGCTGCTGGACCTGGAACAACGCCAGTGGGTGGATGACTTCCGCATCCACACCGGATTACCAGCCAGTGCTTTACCCGAGCTGCTGCCCTGCCGAGGGGACATCGCCCAAATTGCCGCAGGCCTGCCCTTTGAAGGGCTGCCGATCCAGGCGATGCTCGGAGATCAACAAGCCGCCACCCTCGGACAACTCTGCTTGCAACCCGGTGAAAGCAAATGCACCTACGGAACAGGAGCGTTCCTCGTGATCAACACCGGCAACGAGATCCGTCGATCCGAAGCTGGGCTCCTCAGCACCCTGGGGTGGACCGACGCTGATGGGGTGCCCACTTACTGCCTTGAAGGCAGCCTCTTCAATGCCGGCACCGTGATCCAGTGGCTTCGGGATGGTCTCCAAATCATCGAGAGTGCCGAACAGGTGAACGACCTCGCCAATCAAGTTGCTGATTCAGGCGGCGTGATGCTGGTGCCGGCCTTCACAGGTTGGGGAACCCCCCACTGGAACCCAGAGGCACGGGCAATCCTGGTGGGGCTAACCCGCGACAGCAACCGCTGCCACATTGCAAGGGCCGCCCTGGAGGGGATCGCCCTGTCCGTGTCCACCCTCGTGGACCTCGCGGAACAAGCCCTCGGGCATGGGCTGGGAGAACTTGCAGTCGATGGGGGAGCCGCCGCCTCGGATCCGCTCCTGCAGGCCCAAGCAGACAGCACAGGGCTCACGGTGCGGCGACCCGCCAGTCTTGAAAGCACCGCACGAGGCGTGGCGTTGTTTGCAGGTTTACAAGCTGGAGTGGTCAACGATCTGAACAACCTTGCCCTCCACCGACGTGATGGAGCCCAACTGTTCCAACCGCAGTGCGATGCGGTGCAGCGCAAGGCTTGGCGAATCCGTTGGGATGACGCCGTGACCCGCAGCTTGAACTGGCATGAATGA
- a CDS encoding glycoside hydrolase family 13 protein — MGLPTLFSDPPAWVTEAVIYQVFPDRFRRSARVEAQQHLKFKPWGADPTEEGFQGGDLYGVIDGLDHLQAMGINCLYLTPIFSSAANHRYHAYDYFQVDPLLGGNAALDALIAALHQRGMRLVLDGVFNHCGRGFWAFHHLAENGQSSPYRHWFHVRQWPIRPYPAQDEDCGYDCWWALPDLPKFNHADAGVREHLLAVARYWLERGIDGWRLDVPAEVPAEFWVSFRQVVRRVNPDAWIVGEVWGDARRWLQGEHFDGVMNYRLGWSSLCWVAGDQLRQSYRNPEYPLNPLTTLELIDIWTTTASWYRAEVNRAQMNLLDSHDVPRALHTLKGDVAALKLSLLMLFLQPGAPCIYYGTEAGLAGGPDDDRSSGPEPACREAFPWEQPWRADLCSYVSRLKAFRDRWLNLGQPLISWSAMGSDGLMASTETWTMWINRSRHTELRCSNPGSDDQVICGSFINGSLRPQSAVICFTPSAKE, encoded by the coding sequence ATGGGCTTGCCCACATTGTTTTCCGACCCGCCGGCTTGGGTCACTGAGGCGGTGATCTACCAAGTTTTTCCTGATCGTTTTCGTCGTAGCGCCAGGGTTGAGGCACAACAGCATTTGAAGTTCAAGCCCTGGGGTGCTGATCCCACTGAGGAAGGGTTTCAAGGGGGTGATCTCTATGGAGTGATCGATGGTTTGGATCACCTTCAAGCGATGGGGATTAACTGCCTGTATCTGACCCCGATTTTTTCTTCGGCAGCGAACCATCGTTATCACGCCTACGACTACTTCCAGGTTGATCCTCTTTTGGGGGGTAACGCTGCCCTAGATGCACTGATTGCTGCGCTGCATCAACGCGGGATGCGACTGGTACTTGATGGTGTTTTTAACCATTGCGGCCGCGGCTTTTGGGCCTTCCACCATCTTGCTGAGAACGGGCAGTCATCGCCCTATCGCCATTGGTTTCATGTCCGTCAATGGCCCATTCGCCCCTACCCAGCCCAGGACGAAGATTGTGGATACGACTGTTGGTGGGCGTTGCCAGACCTACCAAAGTTCAACCATGCCGATGCCGGAGTGCGTGAGCATTTGCTGGCGGTGGCCCGTTATTGGCTGGAACGAGGCATCGATGGCTGGCGACTCGATGTTCCTGCAGAGGTGCCCGCAGAGTTTTGGGTGTCTTTTCGACAGGTGGTGCGAAGGGTCAACCCAGACGCTTGGATTGTTGGAGAGGTTTGGGGAGATGCACGCCGCTGGCTGCAAGGAGAGCATTTTGATGGCGTGATGAACTACCGCCTTGGCTGGAGCAGCTTGTGCTGGGTGGCTGGGGATCAGCTTCGTCAGAGCTATCGCAATCCCGAGTATCCCTTGAACCCTTTGACAACGCTGGAGCTGATCGATATCTGGACCACCACGGCGAGCTGGTATCGCGCTGAAGTGAATCGCGCCCAAATGAACTTGCTCGATAGCCACGATGTGCCGAGGGCGCTGCACACGCTGAAGGGTGATGTGGCTGCCTTGAAGTTGTCGTTGCTAATGCTTTTTCTCCAGCCAGGGGCGCCTTGTATTTATTACGGCACCGAGGCTGGGTTGGCCGGTGGCCCGGATGACGACCGTTCGAGTGGTCCGGAACCGGCCTGTCGTGAGGCCTTCCCATGGGAACAGCCCTGGAGGGCTGATCTCTGCAGCTACGTGTCGCGCCTAAAAGCATTCCGCGATCGTTGGCTCAACCTTGGCCAGCCATTGATCAGCTGGAGCGCCATGGGATCAGATGGCTTGATGGCATCCACGGAAACTTGGACGATGTGGATCAATCGAAGCCGACACACAGAGCTGCGTTGTTCCAACCCAGGCTCTGATGATCAGGTGATTTGCGGCAGTTTCATCAATGGGAGCTTGCGTCCCCAGAGTGCCGTGATCTGCTTCACCCCCAGTGCCAAGGAGTGA
- the aroQ gene encoding type II 3-dehydroquinate dehydratase translates to MHVLLLNGPNLNLLGQREPGIYGRDTLATIEMELTREAKADGVELVSFQSNFEGALIERIHQAMGESQGILINAGAFTHSSIAIRDALTGVAIPYVELHLSNTHAREPFRHHSYLADRAVGVVSGFGAKSYSLALSGLVHHLRQGG, encoded by the coding sequence ATGCACGTTCTGCTCCTTAATGGTCCAAATCTCAATTTGCTGGGGCAGCGGGAGCCTGGGATTTATGGCCGCGACACCTTGGCCACGATTGAAATGGAGCTCACGCGAGAAGCCAAAGCCGATGGCGTTGAGTTGGTGAGTTTCCAAAGCAACTTTGAAGGAGCTCTTATTGAACGAATCCATCAAGCCATGGGTGAGAGCCAAGGGATTTTGATTAATGCAGGTGCCTTCACCCATTCATCAATTGCGATTCGAGATGCCTTAACGGGTGTGGCCATTCCCTATGTGGAATTACACCTCAGCAACACCCACGCTCGTGAGCCTTTTCGTCATCATTCCTACCTTGCAGATCGTGCGGTTGGTGTGGTGAGTGGATTCGGCGCCAAAAGTTACTCATTGGCCCTGAGCGGTCTGGTCCATCACTTGCGACAGGGCGGATGA
- a CDS encoding tRNA-(ms[2]io[6]A)-hydroxylase, with amino-acid sequence MTLSLPQKTTPEKAIASIRWLAAPTSWTWVEQANARPMEVLIDHAHCERKAAGSAVQMMFRYLCEPGLGEALSPLAREELEHFEQVLGLIKSRGRYLEPLPSPGYAANLARHIRKGEPQRMLDSFLVAGLIEARSHERMALLAEHSPDSELRSLYGDLLASEARHFGLYWVLVEERFSRAVLIERLQTLALAEVAALQGVLDCPENVRMHSCGVCPV; translated from the coding sequence ATGACCCTTTCCCTCCCGCAAAAGACCACCCCAGAGAAGGCCATCGCTTCGATTCGCTGGCTCGCGGCACCCACGAGTTGGACTTGGGTCGAACAAGCCAACGCGCGGCCGATGGAGGTGTTGATTGACCATGCCCATTGCGAGCGGAAAGCAGCAGGGTCTGCTGTCCAGATGATGTTCCGTTACCTGTGTGAACCAGGCCTGGGGGAGGCGCTGAGCCCTCTGGCTCGGGAGGAGCTTGAGCACTTTGAGCAGGTTCTTGGCTTGATCAAATCGCGCGGCCGATACCTCGAGCCACTTCCTTCGCCCGGTTACGCAGCCAACCTGGCGCGTCATATCCGCAAGGGCGAGCCCCAGCGAATGCTGGATTCTTTTCTTGTGGCGGGCTTAATCGAAGCGCGGAGCCATGAACGGATGGCTCTTTTGGCCGAGCACAGTCCGGATTCTGAATTGCGCTCGCTCTATGGTGATCTTTTAGCAAGCGAAGCGCGACATTTCGGTTTGTATTGGGTGCTAGTTGAGGAGCGCTTTTCTCGAGCTGTATTAATTGAACGCTTGCAAACCCTGGCCCTTGCTGAGGTGGCGGCGTTGCAAGGTGTCCTTGATTGTCCGGAAAATGTGCGGATGCACTCCTGTGGGGTGTGTCCTGTTTGA
- a CDS encoding SulP family inorganic anion transporter, with protein MGFIHGFHRRNLKGDLLGGLTAAVVALPLALAFGNAALGPGGAIYGLYGAIVTGFLAALLGGTPAQVSGPTGPMSVTVAGVVSSLAAVGVNQDLSAGEILPMVMAAVVIGGVCEILLGVLRLGRFITLVPYSVVSGFMSGIGFIILVLQLGPFAGITTRGGVVDSLQTLANSPGLNPAALAVGVMTLAVVFLSPLRLRQWIPSPLLALVIVTPLSLLFFNDDHLIALGLEPLARIGAIPEGGLQLVMPNFSEHLPELVKAGLVLALLGAIDSLLTSLVADNITQTSHDSNRELIGQGMANTAAGFLSGLPGAGATMRTVINIKSGGATPLSGMSHSLVLLIVLLGAGPLAAQIPTALLAGILIKVGLDIIDWGFLLRAHRLSGKTAVLMYSVLLMTVFWDLIWGVLVGMFIANLLTVDSITQTQLEGMDADNPPDAAEGPLHDLNTEEKDLVLQCGDALMLFRLRGPLSFGAAKGISARMGLIQNYKVLILDITEVPRIGISASLAIERMVQEAQSSGRTILIAGANAKLQQRLRQFGVHGELVASRREALQIAAQDIP; from the coding sequence ATGGGCTTCATTCATGGCTTCCACCGCCGCAATCTGAAAGGCGACCTCCTCGGTGGACTGACCGCTGCCGTTGTGGCCCTGCCTCTCGCCCTGGCCTTTGGCAATGCAGCTCTGGGGCCAGGCGGAGCAATTTATGGGCTCTACGGAGCAATCGTCACTGGATTCTTGGCCGCTCTTCTAGGCGGAACGCCCGCCCAAGTGAGTGGTCCCACAGGGCCGATGAGCGTGACCGTGGCGGGGGTTGTGTCCAGCCTCGCGGCCGTTGGCGTCAATCAAGACCTTAGTGCTGGCGAAATCCTGCCCATGGTGATGGCTGCTGTGGTCATCGGCGGCGTTTGCGAAATACTGCTTGGCGTACTGCGTCTCGGCCGCTTCATCACGCTCGTGCCCTACTCCGTGGTGTCGGGTTTCATGTCGGGCATTGGTTTCATCATTCTCGTTTTACAGCTCGGGCCTTTTGCGGGGATCACCACTCGAGGTGGCGTGGTGGATTCGCTGCAAACACTGGCCAACAGCCCTGGCCTCAATCCCGCAGCTTTAGCGGTGGGTGTGATGACACTGGCTGTTGTTTTCCTGTCGCCCTTGCGTTTGCGCCAGTGGATTCCCTCCCCACTCCTGGCACTGGTGATTGTGACGCCACTGTCATTGCTGTTTTTCAATGACGACCACTTAATCGCCCTTGGACTGGAACCACTGGCTCGGATCGGAGCCATCCCCGAGGGAGGACTTCAGCTGGTGATGCCGAACTTCAGCGAACACCTTCCAGAGCTGGTGAAGGCAGGTCTTGTTCTCGCCCTGTTAGGAGCCATCGATTCGCTCCTCACCTCACTCGTCGCCGACAACATCACCCAAACCAGCCACGACTCCAACCGTGAGCTCATTGGCCAAGGAATGGCCAACACCGCTGCGGGCTTCCTCTCTGGCCTACCAGGGGCTGGGGCAACGATGCGCACCGTGATCAATATCAAATCTGGCGGCGCCACACCGCTATCTGGGATGAGCCACTCACTTGTTCTGCTGATTGTTTTGCTTGGGGCAGGGCCGCTTGCTGCACAAATTCCCACCGCACTGTTGGCTGGAATTCTGATCAAAGTCGGGCTCGACATCATCGACTGGGGCTTCCTACTTCGGGCCCACCGCCTCTCAGGGAAAACAGCGGTGTTGATGTACTCCGTCCTGTTAATGACGGTGTTTTGGGACTTGATTTGGGGAGTGTTAGTTGGAATGTTCATCGCCAACTTGCTCACCGTTGATTCCATCACCCAAACGCAACTGGAGGGGATGGACGCCGATAACCCACCCGATGCCGCTGAAGGCCCTCTCCACGACCTCAACACAGAAGAAAAGGACTTAGTTCTTCAGTGCGGCGATGCCCTAATGCTGTTCCGACTCCGCGGACCACTCAGCTTTGGTGCCGCCAAGGGAATCAGTGCCCGCATGGGCCTCATCCAGAACTACAAGGTATTGATTCTGGACATCACAGAGGTGCCACGAATTGGAATCTCTGCCTCTCTCGCCATCGAACGGATGGTTCAGGAGGCACAGTCATCCGGGCGAACCATTTTGATTGCTGGAGCCAACGCAAAACTGCAACAGCGCCTGCGTCAATTCGGTGTTCATGGAGAACTTGTTGCCTCTCGGCGTGAGGCACTGCAGATAGCAGCCCAAGACATTCCGTAG
- a CDS encoding DnaJ C-terminal domain-containing protein: MAGSGYKDYFQVLGVDRSVDADGIKRAFRKLARQYHPDVNPGDASAEARFKDISEAYEVLSDADKRRRYEQFGQYWNQAGGMGGGAPGMDVDFGRYGNFDDFINDLLGRFGGPGGSPGFQGGGFPGGGFPRGAQASRSPVNLDAEASVGVSFTEAYRGGERTLSVNNERVQVRIPAGVKNGSRLRLKGKGNLQPGTGRRGDLYLNLSIKPHAIWRLDGDQLRADLPVSFDELALGGMVTVMTPDGEAQVSIPPGTPPGRSLRLKNKGWPLKAGRGDLLLTLTLELPASWSSEEQQLLEQLRVQRSSNPRHDWLRSAAL; encoded by the coding sequence ATGGCTGGCAGCGGTTACAAGGATTATTTCCAGGTTCTCGGTGTTGATCGATCCGTAGACGCCGACGGGATCAAGCGTGCTTTTCGAAAGTTGGCTCGTCAATATCATCCAGATGTGAATCCTGGAGATGCATCGGCCGAGGCGCGCTTTAAGGACATTAGTGAGGCCTATGAAGTGCTGTCTGATGCCGACAAGCGCAGGCGATATGAGCAATTTGGCCAGTACTGGAACCAGGCAGGGGGGATGGGAGGTGGCGCGCCCGGCATGGATGTTGATTTCGGCCGCTATGGAAATTTCGACGATTTCATTAACGACTTGCTCGGTCGCTTTGGCGGCCCAGGCGGTTCCCCTGGATTCCAGGGGGGTGGTTTTCCTGGTGGAGGATTTCCAAGGGGAGCTCAGGCATCGCGTTCACCCGTGAATCTTGATGCGGAAGCCTCCGTTGGGGTTTCATTTACGGAGGCCTACCGGGGTGGCGAGCGAACCTTGTCCGTGAATAACGAGCGGGTTCAGGTCCGAATCCCCGCTGGGGTTAAGAACGGATCGCGTCTTCGTTTGAAGGGAAAGGGAAATTTGCAGCCTGGAACGGGTCGCCGCGGTGATCTTTACCTGAATCTTTCGATCAAGCCCCATGCGATTTGGCGCCTTGATGGTGATCAACTGCGTGCCGACCTTCCGGTCAGTTTTGATGAGTTGGCCTTGGGCGGGATGGTCACCGTGATGACCCCTGACGGTGAAGCTCAGGTATCGATTCCTCCTGGTACTCCGCCAGGGCGCAGTCTCCGACTCAAAAATAAGGGATGGCCTTTGAAAGCTGGCCGCGGCGATCTTCTGCTAACGCTCACCCTTGAGCTGCCTGCATCGTGGAGTTCAGAGGAGCAGCAGCTGCTTGAACAACTTCGTGTTCAGCGTTCTTCGAATCCCCGCCACGACTGGTTACGAAGCGCCGCGCTTTGA